The following are encoded together in the Silurus meridionalis isolate SWU-2019-XX chromosome 2, ASM1480568v1, whole genome shotgun sequence genome:
- the ing2 gene encoding inhibitor of growth protein 2 isoform X1, translating to MLGQYPGAERSQLVSYVEDYLECVESLPLDIQRNVSLLREIDTKYQEILKEVDEVFEKYKKEGDGAQRKRLQMQLQRALISSQELGDEKIHVVTQMMDVVENRSRQMEAHSPCFIEPSEAERPAEKSRHEPVSAATNAAVERSSSRRPRRHRNSESRDSCYSANGANGVLDDPSDEAATQPPREKKSKSAKKKKRSKGKSEREVSPPVEFNIDPNEPTYCLCEQVSYGEMIGCDNEQCPIEWFHFSCVGLTYKPKGKWYCPKCRGDSEKTMDKSTERPKKDRRSR from the exons ATGTTAGGACAGTACCCAGGCGCGGAGAGATCGCAGCTCGTGAGCTATGTGGAGGATTACCTGGAGTGTGTCGAGTCGCTTCCTCTGGACATCCAGAGAAATGTTTCACTTCTGCGGGAAATCGACACCAAATATCAAG AGATCTTAAAGGAGGTAGACGAGGTGTTTGAGAAGTATAAGAAGGAGGGGGATGGAGCTCAGCGGAAGCGTCTCCAGATGCAGCTGCAGCGCGCCCTCATCAGCAGCCAGGAGCTCGGTGACGAGAAGATCCACGTGGTGACGCAGATGATGGATGTGGTGGAGAATCGCTCGCGCCAGATGGAGGCCCATTCGCCCTGCTTCATAGAGCCGAGCGAAGCAGAAAGACCGGCCGAGAAATCTCGCCATGAGCCGGTTAGCGCTGCGACTAACGCCGCGGTTGAGCGCTCGTCGTCACGGCGACCTCGCCGTCACCGCAACAGCGAGAGCCGTGACTCTTGCTACAGCGCTAACGGTGCTAACGGGGTTCTGGACGATCCGAGCGATGAAGCGGCGACTCAGCCGCCCCGCGAGAAAAAGTCCAAGTCGGCTAAGAAGAAGAAGCGCTCGAAAGGGAAGTCGGAGCGCGAAGTCTCTCCCCCCGTGGAGTTCAACATCGACCCCAACGAGCCGACCTACTGCCTGTGTGAGCAGGTCTCCTACGGGGAGATGATCGGCTGCGATAACGAGCAGTGCCCCATTGAGTGGTTCCACTTCTCCTGCGTCGGACTCACCTACAAACCCAAGGGCAAGTGGTACTGTCCGAAGTGTCGTGGAGACAGCGAAAAGACCATGGACAAAAGCACAGAGAGGCCCAAGAAGGACCGGCGCTCCAGGTAG
- the ing2 gene encoding inhibitor of growth protein 2 isoform X2, which yields MQLQRALISSQELGDEKIHVVTQMMDVVENRSRQMEAHSPCFIEPSEAERPAEKSRHEPVSAATNAAVERSSSRRPRRHRNSESRDSCYSANGANGVLDDPSDEAATQPPREKKSKSAKKKKRSKGKSEREVSPPVEFNIDPNEPTYCLCEQVSYGEMIGCDNEQCPIEWFHFSCVGLTYKPKGKWYCPKCRGDSEKTMDKSTERPKKDRRSR from the coding sequence ATGCAGCTGCAGCGCGCCCTCATCAGCAGCCAGGAGCTCGGTGACGAGAAGATCCACGTGGTGACGCAGATGATGGATGTGGTGGAGAATCGCTCGCGCCAGATGGAGGCCCATTCGCCCTGCTTCATAGAGCCGAGCGAAGCAGAAAGACCGGCCGAGAAATCTCGCCATGAGCCGGTTAGCGCTGCGACTAACGCCGCGGTTGAGCGCTCGTCGTCACGGCGACCTCGCCGTCACCGCAACAGCGAGAGCCGTGACTCTTGCTACAGCGCTAACGGTGCTAACGGGGTTCTGGACGATCCGAGCGATGAAGCGGCGACTCAGCCGCCCCGCGAGAAAAAGTCCAAGTCGGCTAAGAAGAAGAAGCGCTCGAAAGGGAAGTCGGAGCGCGAAGTCTCTCCCCCCGTGGAGTTCAACATCGACCCCAACGAGCCGACCTACTGCCTGTGTGAGCAGGTCTCCTACGGGGAGATGATCGGCTGCGATAACGAGCAGTGCCCCATTGAGTGGTTCCACTTCTCCTGCGTCGGACTCACCTACAAACCCAAGGGCAAGTGGTACTGTCCGAAGTGTCGTGGAGACAGCGAAAAGACCATGGACAAAAGCACAGAGAGGCCCAAGAAGGACCGGCGCTCCAGGTAG